The Haloplasma contractile SSD-17B sequence CTTGCTATTATAATTGGAATTGCGATTTTCTTATCTAGACCAGAGACAACACCTACCGTAACGAATGCTGATCAGGTTGTAGCAAAACTTAAAGGCGAAGAAGTAACGAAGGGTGAGTTATATGAGAGAATTAAGAATTCAGCAAGTTTATCTTACATTTTAACTCAGAGTGATACGGCAGGACAATTATACTTTTTGGATATAATTGACCGTGAACTTTTAAGTGATTACGAGCACGAAGATATTGAAGACGATATAGATAAAAAGATTCAATTTGCAAAGCTAATGCAAGGTGGAGAGGAAGCATATGATGAGTTTCTATCTTCTTTAGGACTTACTGAAACTGAAGCGAGAGAATACTATAAGATTTCGTTATTACGTAAAGAAGCTGCTAGACAGCGTGCAAATGACGAAATCACTGAAGATGATGTAACGGATGCGCTTAATGCAATTCGACCAGAAGTGTGTATTATTCCATTACGTTATCTGTCTGAAGATGCTGCTAATGATGCACTAGATCTTGCAAATGGTCAGAATGACGACTTATCTAACGAAGATATTAAATTAAACTTTGACGTAGAATATGATTCAGAAGGTAATGATGATATTCGAATGACTGGGAATGTATCTGATACCGAGTGTGACTATGTAAAGTTATCATTTGAAAAAACAGCAAACGACTTCCCTACTCAATTACTTGAGTACATTGACAATATGGAAGATAATACTTACACAGAATCACCAGTTTCATTTGAAGACGATGATGATGACGCTACTAATGATGACCCTTATTTTTATTTAGTGTACAAGGTAAGTACTGATGCACTTCCTTCTCGTGATGAAGTTCGTGAAACCCTTATTACCGAAAAAGTGAACACTGAGGGATACATGAACGAAACAATCTTCAAACTACGTAGAGATGCAGATTTGAAAATCTTTGATAATAAGTTAGAGGAAGCGTACTTGTCAATCGATGAAGATTTTGAAGAAATTGAAGATAAATCTGATGAGACAGTGTTAAGTTTTACTTCTAATGGTAAAAAAATAAAACTATCTGCTGAAGAATTATACCAAGAAACTAAGATGGTGTTTGGTGTAACAAAAGCATTAACAACAATTAACCTTGGTGCACTTCAATCAGTTGACGATATTAAACTTACTCGTCAGGAGGTTAGAGACCTTAAACTTGAACTGAAAGAAATGAAAGCTGCTTTTGGTAGTCAAAATTATGCACAGTATGGCATTACATGGGAAGATTACTTGAATTACTATTATGGTGTCCGAACAGAAGAAGCAGCCTTAGAAGTTATGAAATTAAATCAGTTACAACTTGATTATCTTGATCACATTGACCCTGTTACAGAACAAGATATACAGGACGCATTTGATGATTGGTTTAGAATAAAAGCGACTCATCTACTATTCGAGTGCGATACAACGAAAGATGATATTGACGATAAAGCATGTGACTTAGCAAAGACAGAAGCAGAGAAGGTCATTACTGAATTAGAAACTGTTGCTGATAGTAAACTACTAGTTGAACTGAAAGCAAAAGTTGATGAGTACACAGATGAAGATGGCAACTTCACTATTGAAGGATTAAAGGTTAGAACGCAAGACTTAGGATGGTTTGGACCTTTAGAAGAACAAACTGATCAGCAAGGTCAGCCTACCGGTCAATATAAGCGTATGGTACCTGAATTCGAAGCTGCGGCACAGGCAATTGAAGTTGGGGAAATCACCCTTACACCTGTTAAGACAGACTTCGGATATCATATCATCCTAAAAACAGAAGAAGAAGCACGTCCTGAAATAGATACTGCAGAATATACTGCTATCATTGAGAAAATAGAGGCTAAGCTTTTACGCGAACAAAAAGCGCCTGAACGTTTGCAAAAACAGATGGCTAAACTTCGTGATGAATTAGAATTCACATTTAAGGATGATGAATTACAAGATCAGTACGAGATCATCCAAGCTATCTATTTAAAAGAAGAAACGACTGAAGAGTAATTAAATAAAAAAATGCTACGGATTGTAATCCGTAGCATTTTTTTATTCAATTTGTATTTAAGAACTTAAAGATATTATACAGCAGTAATTTAATTAAATAAATTACTAATTCATAGTGAAACCTGTTGCATAGATCATCATAGTCTTGCTTCACTAAAGGAGTCGACTCAGTAGATGTATTTTACTTATAATATTATATAACAACAAAACATATTCTTATTTCAAATCCGGTTTGTAAAAGGCACGTCCATTCATCGAGTAGATACGCTTTGTAAACTCACCTTCATCAACTGTATCTAGTTCCTCCTGAACCATATTAATTCGTGAATCAATCAAGTCAATAAAATGTAGTATTTCAGCCTCTTTTAGGAGTGGTTCTTTAGGTGAACCCCACTCTGCATGACCGTGGTGAGATAGTACTAAATGTTGAAGCAACATGATTTCTTCGGAATCAATACCAAGTTCTTTTGCCATTACTTGTATTTCAGTCGCTCCGATATTTAAATGCCCAATTAATTTTCCCATAGGCGTATATTCAGGTGCTTTATAATCAGAGAGTTCAATTACTTTACCTATATCATGAAGAATGACACCTGCATATAATAAGTCTAAATTAAGATCACTATAAATAGATCCAATATTCTCTGCAAGCTTCAACATCGTAGTCACATGGTGAGCAAGACCAGAAATATAAGCATGATGATTTCTAGTCGCTGCTGGGAAAACAAAATATGCTTCCTCAAACTTCCTAACCAAGTTTTCGGTAATTAATTTGATTATTCTGTTCTCTATACGATTTATGTAACCATAAATTTGTTTTTTATAATAATCAACATTTAGAGGAGCTGACTCATAAAATTCACTTAAATCAATATCTTCTGATTCATTCACTAAGCGTATAGATTCAATTATAAATTGTAGTTTATCATTGTATTTGCTTCCTTTACCCTCGAGATACACAACTTGACCTGATTTAAACATTTTAGTATCTAACTCAGATGCATCCCATTTCTTAGCATTAATCATGCCTGTTCGATCCATAAGCATTATATTTAAGAACTCGGTATTGTTCTTTGTCATTTGACAGTTAAGTTGATCTATCTTAGCGTACAGCCTTACCTGTTTATTCTCTTCTATGTCCTCAATTTTACTTACTGTATTCAATTCACTTTTTTCTATCGTGTGTCCATTTTGAAAGTTAAATAAATCATTCATTTATTTATTCCCCCTTAAAGTATGAATGCTATCTAGCAAGGCCATTTGTTTCTTCTTAAAGTACTCGTCACTTGTTTCAACATAAGTCTTTAAATCTTTAGGACTTAATATCGTTTTACCGAGTAAGAACTTACTAGAAGATCCGCATCCAAGGCCAATTATATTTTGAAGTTCTTCCATTATGATAATATTGTATAAACTGAAATAACCATCCTTGGCATACCCTATATTTTCAAGATTGCCAAGGATATTTTTTTGCCTATATAAATAATAGGGTTTATAAGCTGTATGCTTTAGTTTGCTTCTGACTACATCGTGCATTGATTCTATTTCGGTCATATGACCGACTCCACTTAAATCATAACGTTTACTAAGTTTAGATGATCGTTTAAGAGCTAACGTGTGAACGGTAATTGATTCAGGATCTAACTTTAAAGTTTGTAACATTGTATTTGTTACTGTATTTGCATCTTCATTAGGAAGCCCTATAATAACGTCCATATTAATATTGTTGTGACCTGTGTCTCTTGCCATTCTATATGTTGATAGAATGTTCTCTTTATTATGATGTCTTCCTATTACCTTAAGTGTTTCATCATTAAATGTTTGTGGATTAATACTAATTCTGTCTACTCTATACTTCTTAAGTAGGTCTAAATGATCTTGTGTTATGGAATCAGGTCTTCCTGCCTCTACAGTATACTCTCTAAGACTAGATAATGGAATATGCTGTTGAATTTCTTTTAGAACAACTTCTAGATTAGAGGCTGATAGACTCGTCGGGGTTCCACCACCAATGTAAATTGTCGTTACATTCAAATTTTGTTCAAGCAATAGTTTACCAAGTGCTTTTATTTCTTTCGTTAATGCCTGTATATAATCCATTACATGAACCTGTTTATTAGAAAGTTTAAAAGCAGTAAACGAACAATACGAGCAACGCGAGGGACAGAATGGTATATTAATATAAACACTAATTTCGTGACCTAGTTGATATAAATCAGGAATTGTTCTGTGTTGATTGGTCGCAACTTCACATAGTAAATCTGCTTTTTCTTTCGATACAAAATAAGTTTCTTGTAAAATTTGATTCACATGAAGTAAATCAATACCTTGTTTTAAAAATCGATGGACCAGTTTAGTAGGCCTTATACCATTTAATACTCCGTAAGGTAGTGTTTTACCAGTCACTTTAGATAAAAGTCTATAATAAGCCCCTAAAATAGCATATCGTTTATCCATTTTATATTTTGCAGTTCGTTTTTCTATAATTTTGTATTGGTCAGTTTCTGACAATACCATAATGGTGTTTTCTTTAAACGATATAGTAAATGTTACTTCTAAGTCTTTTTTTTTATCTACAAATTCAAACTCAGGAAAAAATGTATTTGTTACTTTTTTTAAAGAGAATAATGTTTTTTCATCTTCTATTCCATTGATCTTAATTCTCATTGTACTCACACTTACATACTTTTTGTCATCATTTCAATAGCTTCTTTAATTGCATCATCCGCATTTTCACCTTTATTGATCTTGTCAAATAGGCATTTCTCTAAATTCTTAGCAACGATTAATGCAAGCGTTCGCTCCATTGCAGACTTAACTGCTGTAACTTGTGTAACAACCGACCTACAATCTTTTTCTTCCTCAATCATTTTCGTTACGCCTCGAACCTGACCCTCAATTCGTTTTAAGCGATTTATAATTTTTTGTTTTTCTTCCATTAGTAAATCCTCCTATTTTAAAAAGCTCTTGTAAAGTTTACGATTAGTAAAGAGCTATTATCTTTTAACAGTCAAATATCATTATATTACATTTAATGATAATTTCAAAATAAAATTACCAAAATATTATATTTTTTCACACACATTAATTAGTATAGCCTATGAAGTCAATTATACCCAAAAAGATATACCATTCCAAACGTATAGACTGTTATCATATTTAAATTAGTTGAAGGAATGAACTGTACCTATAGAAAATTAATATTCCAATATTTTTTATATTAAAATAATAACGCTGTAACTCTATATTTCCTATGCCTATTTTTCTAGTATAAAGAATTAGTCTTTGCAGTCATAATGGTTATAATGATGGCTCATTTGTTTATCACAATTAATACAATCTATATAGATATAACCCTAAATTGAATTAACTTATAAGATAAAAATAGATAAATTCTAAATCGTTTTTTATAGCATTAATGGAACTAATGTTTATAATTAAAAAAATAAAGAGCGACATGAAATCAATGCCGCTCTTCTAAAGAATATATAGGTTAATGTTAATTAAAACTTAATTTTTTCAAGATGCCAGATATCCTCTACATACTGTTCGATTGTACGGTCAGTTGAGAAGTATCCAGATTTTGCAATGTTAATTAACGCTTTCTCTAACCACTTATCTTGATCTTGATACATCTTATTTGCTTTTTCTTGAGCATTGATATATGCATCAAAGTCCTTTAATACATAGTAAGAATCCCCATTATGTAGTAAGTTATCATAGATATCTCTGAACTCATCTGGTTGCACATTACTAAAGTATCCGTTAATTAGTTGATCTAATACGCGGCGAATACGCTCATCTTTATAGTAAATGTCCCATGGGTTGTAATCACCAGTTGCATTTAATTCATTTACTTCATCAGCATTTAAACCGAAGATAATTTCATTTTCGATTCCAGCAAACTCACTAATTTCAACGTTAGCACCGTCTAATGTACCGATTGTTAGT is a genomic window containing:
- a CDS encoding peptidylprolyl isomerase, whose product is MDIKDALLKKGLPIVIVLAIIIGIAIFLSRPETTPTVTNADQVVAKLKGEEVTKGELYERIKNSASLSYILTQSDTAGQLYFLDIIDRELLSDYEHEDIEDDIDKKIQFAKLMQGGEEAYDEFLSSLGLTETEAREYYKISLLRKEAARQRANDEITEDDVTDALNAIRPEVCIIPLRYLSEDAANDALDLANGQNDDLSNEDIKLNFDVEYDSEGNDDIRMTGNVSDTECDYVKLSFEKTANDFPTQLLEYIDNMEDNTYTESPVSFEDDDDDATNDDPYFYLVYKVSTDALPSRDEVRETLITEKVNTEGYMNETIFKLRRDADLKIFDNKLEEAYLSIDEDFEEIEDKSDETVLSFTSNGKKIKLSAEELYQETKMVFGVTKALTTINLGALQSVDDIKLTRQEVRDLKLELKEMKAAFGSQNYAQYGITWEDYLNYYYGVRTEEAALEVMKLNQLQLDYLDHIDPVTEQDIQDAFDDWFRIKATHLLFECDTTKDDIDDKACDLAKTEAEKVITELETVADSKLLVELKAKVDEYTDEDGNFTIEGLKVRTQDLGWFGPLEEQTDQQGQPTGQYKRMVPEFEAAAQAIEVGEITLTPVKTDFGYHIILKTEEEARPEIDTAEYTAIIEKIEAKLLREQKAPERLQKQMAKLRDELEFTFKDDELQDQYEIIQAIYLKEETTEE
- a CDS encoding 3'-5' exoribonuclease YhaM family protein, whose product is MNDLFNFQNGHTIEKSELNTVSKIEDIEENKQVRLYAKIDQLNCQMTKNNTEFLNIMLMDRTGMINAKKWDASELDTKMFKSGQVVYLEGKGSKYNDKLQFIIESIRLVNESEDIDLSEFYESAPLNVDYYKKQIYGYINRIENRIIKLITENLVRKFEEAYFVFPAATRNHHAYISGLAHHVTTMLKLAENIGSIYSDLNLDLLYAGVILHDIGKVIELSDYKAPEYTPMGKLIGHLNIGATEIQVMAKELGIDSEEIMLLQHLVLSHHGHAEWGSPKEPLLKEAEILHFIDLIDSRINMVQEELDTVDEGEFTKRIYSMNGRAFYKPDLK
- the hemZ gene encoding coproporphyrinogen dehydrogenase HemZ produces the protein MRIKINGIEDEKTLFSLKKVTNTFFPEFEFVDKKKDLEVTFTISFKENTIMVLSETDQYKIIEKRTAKYKMDKRYAILGAYYRLLSKVTGKTLPYGVLNGIRPTKLVHRFLKQGIDLLHVNQILQETYFVSKEKADLLCEVATNQHRTIPDLYQLGHEISVYINIPFCPSRCSYCSFTAFKLSNKQVHVMDYIQALTKEIKALGKLLLEQNLNVTTIYIGGGTPTSLSASNLEVVLKEIQQHIPLSSLREYTVEAGRPDSITQDHLDLLKKYRVDRISINPQTFNDETLKVIGRHHNKENILSTYRMARDTGHNNINMDVIIGLPNEDANTVTNTMLQTLKLDPESITVHTLALKRSSKLSKRYDLSGVGHMTEIESMHDVVRSKLKHTAYKPYYLYRQKNILGNLENIGYAKDGYFSLYNIIIMEELQNIIGLGCGSSSKFLLGKTILSPKDLKTYVETSDEYFKKKQMALLDSIHTLRGNK
- a CDS encoding metal-sensitive transcriptional regulator: MEEKQKIINRLKRIEGQVRGVTKMIEEEKDCRSVVTQVTAVKSAMERTLALIVAKNLEKCLFDKINKGENADDAIKEAIEMMTKSM